A single Tenacibaculum sp. Bg11-29 DNA region contains:
- a CDS encoding Pycsar system effector family protein gives MKNLLTEVEQFVINLLNENLKPSFVYHSISHTQRVVEKTKELIEGMKVEEEEANKLMIAAWFHDVGYTKSIEKHEEESVKIAEDFLKKKEISEDVVAEVSSLIMATKMGVKPILKLEKIIKDADCAHLGSKNFSDYTSLLRKEWELTKKYVVSDVKWNEENIQFLTNHRFYTDFAAKNWSKGESKNLAQLLKDQKKIAQESIKLKQKKEELAFKKNKVELPERGIETMFRVALRNHITLSDIADTKANILLSVNAIIISMALSTLIPKLDNPSNHYLIIPSLIFILFTVASIVLSVMATRPNVTEGKFTKEDVANKKVNLLFFGNFHQMNLPDFEWGMNEMMKDRDYLYGSLTKDLYFLGLVLNRKYKLLRTTYTVFMIGIIVSVVAFAVAFQIQETVSAV, from the coding sequence ATGAAAAATTTATTGACAGAAGTAGAGCAATTCGTAATTAATCTTTTAAATGAAAATTTAAAACCATCATTTGTTTATCATTCAATTTCTCATACGCAACGTGTGGTTGAGAAAACAAAAGAGCTAATTGAAGGAATGAAGGTTGAAGAAGAAGAAGCTAATAAATTAATGATTGCTGCATGGTTTCATGATGTAGGTTATACAAAGTCAATTGAAAAACATGAAGAAGAAAGTGTTAAAATAGCTGAAGATTTTTTAAAGAAGAAGGAAATTTCTGAGGATGTCGTTGCTGAAGTGTCTAGTTTAATTATGGCGACTAAAATGGGAGTAAAGCCTATATTAAAATTAGAAAAGATAATTAAAGATGCAGATTGTGCTCATTTAGGGAGTAAGAATTTTAGTGATTATACTTCTTTATTAAGAAAAGAATGGGAGTTAACAAAAAAGTATGTTGTTTCTGATGTAAAATGGAACGAAGAAAATATTCAGTTTTTAACAAATCATCGATTTTATACTGATTTTGCTGCTAAAAATTGGAGTAAGGGAGAAAGTAAAAATTTAGCCCAGTTGTTAAAAGATCAAAAAAAAATAGCACAAGAGAGTATAAAGTTAAAACAGAAAAAAGAAGAGTTAGCGTTTAAGAAAAATAAAGTTGAGTTACCAGAGCGTGGTATTGAAACAATGTTTCGAGTTGCTTTAAGAAATCATATAACCTTAAGTGATATTGCTGATACGAAAGCAAATATTCTATTATCAGTAAATGCAATTATTATTTCTATGGCACTGTCTACTTTAATACCTAAGTTAGACAATCCGTCAAATCATTATTTAATTATACCATCATTAATTTTTATATTATTTACAGTGGCTTCTATTGTTTTATCTGTTATGGCAACTCGCCCGAATGTAACAGAAGGTAAATTTACCAAAGAAGATGTAGCAAACAAGAAAGTAAATTTATTGTTCTTCGGGAATTTTCATCAAATGAATTTACCTGATTTTGAATGGGGGATGAATGAAATGATGAAAGATCGTGACTATTTATATGGTTCGCTTACTAAAGATTTATATTTTTTAGGGTTAGTTTTAAATAGAAAATATAAATTATTAAGAACAACTTATACGGTTTTTATGATTGGTATAATTGTAAGTGTAGTTGCCTTTGCAGTTGCATTTCAAATACAAGAAACTGTAAGCGCAGTGTAA
- the msrB gene encoding peptide-methionine (R)-S-oxide reductase MsrB has product MLTWKNIIHYAVDGNPTPAKRVEKTEAEWKELLTPEQFRITRLKGTERPFSGELCSSYDEGKYNCTCCNTPLFDSTIKFNSSSGWPSFTQPITENAIQYNRDITLGMVRVEVLCNTCDAHLGHVFPDGPEPSGLRYCINSESMQLEKGAENDQ; this is encoded by the coding sequence ATGCTAACTTGGAAAAACATTATTCATTACGCAGTAGACGGAAACCCAACTCCTGCTAAAAGAGTTGAAAAAACAGAAGCTGAATGGAAAGAGTTACTAACTCCTGAACAATTTAGAATTACGCGTTTAAAAGGAACTGAACGTCCTTTTTCGGGTGAATTATGTTCTAGTTATGACGAAGGCAAATATAATTGCACATGTTGTAATACTCCTTTATTTGATTCAACAATTAAATTTAATTCAAGTTCTGGTTGGCCAAGTTTTACACAGCCAATTACCGAAAATGCAATTCAATACAATAGAGATATAACTCTAGGAATGGTTCGTGTAGAGGTTTTATGTAATACTTGCGACGCTCATTTAGGACATGTTTTCCCTGATGGACCAGAACCAAGCGGATTAAGATATTGTATCAATTCAGAATCAATGCAATTAGAGAAAGGAGCAGAAAATGATCAATAA
- the msrA gene encoding peptide-methionine (S)-S-oxide reductase MsrA, giving the protein MINNNIQIATVGGGCFWCTEAVFLAVKGVKEVVSGYAGGNVPGEPTYREICSGLTGHAEVIQITFDADIISYNDILVIFMTTHNPTTLNQQGADRGTQYRSVIFYHNEQQKKIAEIVTKGVTPYYEDVIVTEISEIPVFYKAGKDHQDYYKNNQGNSYCSYVINPKLSQLRALHSDKLN; this is encoded by the coding sequence ATGATCAATAATAATATTCAAATAGCTACTGTTGGTGGTGGATGTTTCTGGTGTACAGAAGCAGTTTTCCTAGCAGTAAAAGGAGTTAAAGAAGTTGTTTCTGGTTATGCTGGAGGAAACGTTCCTGGAGAACCAACATATCGTGAAATTTGTTCTGGTTTAACAGGACACGCAGAAGTTATTCAGATAACTTTTGATGCTGATATAATTTCTTACAATGATATTTTAGTTATTTTTATGACAACTCATAACCCAACTACGTTAAATCAACAAGGAGCTGATAGAGGAACTCAATATCGTTCAGTGATATTTTATCATAATGAGCAACAAAAAAAGATAGCTGAAATAGTAACAAAAGGAGTAACTCCTTATTATGAAGATGTAATTGTTACCGAAATTAGTGAAATTCCTGTTTTTTATAAAGCGGGGAAGGATCATCAAGATTATTATAAAAACAATCAAGGTAATAGCTATTGTAGTTATGTGATCAATCCGAAATTATCTCAATTGAGAGCATTACATTCAGATAAACTAAATTAA
- a CDS encoding FAD-dependent oxidoreductase translates to MDNILLYGADWCPDCRRAKAYLKENNIEFTFVDVDLDKEATAKVEAINNGKRIIPTLMIKGKSYTNPDNVDLAAVLGINEAGRVQLFGADWCPDCRRAKSFLRDNGINFDFIDVDQHDWATAKVEEINNGKRIIPTVLIDDVPYTNPDNVKLTALLSINIEKEHKIYDTIIIGGGAAGLTTSIYAQRDRFDTLILEKSTIGGNAFLTEKIENYPGFTSISGPKLMEKMEEQATTYGAVIKTGEEVITIEKKDGMFTIQTKSTTYLGKTVVLSTGSTYRKIGIPNEEELIGSGIHFCATCDGAFYRDKDIIVVGGGNSALEEGIFLAGFCKSVKIVHRSEKFSASETYVEKLKSIENISTYMNKTSLEFIANEKGLFKGLKLKDNQTNKESVLEADGTFIFIGLIPNTLSFKGVVNLDKRGFIQTTGLAQTSVDGIFAAGDCREGAIAQVAAATGEGVLASYGIRSYLK, encoded by the coding sequence ATGGATAATATTTTATTATACGGAGCAGATTGGTGTCCAGATTGTAGACGAGCGAAAGCATATTTAAAAGAAAACAATATCGAATTTACTTTTGTAGATGTTGATTTAGATAAAGAAGCTACTGCTAAAGTGGAAGCTATTAATAACGGAAAACGAATCATTCCAACGTTAATGATAAAAGGAAAATCATATACCAATCCAGATAATGTTGATTTAGCTGCTGTTTTAGGAATAAATGAAGCAGGAAGAGTCCAATTATTTGGAGCTGATTGGTGTCCTGATTGTAGAAGAGCAAAAAGCTTCTTAAGAGATAATGGTATTAATTTTGATTTTATTGATGTTGACCAACATGATTGGGCAACGGCTAAAGTAGAAGAGATTAATAACGGAAAACGAATTATTCCTACTGTTTTAATTGATGATGTGCCATACACAAATCCTGATAATGTAAAATTAACAGCGCTTCTTTCAATAAATATAGAGAAAGAACATAAAATTTATGACACCATTATTATTGGTGGTGGAGCAGCAGGATTAACAACTTCTATTTACGCACAAAGAGATCGTTTTGATACTTTAATTTTAGAGAAATCTACAATTGGAGGAAATGCTTTCTTAACAGAAAAAATTGAAAACTATCCTGGTTTTACTTCTATTTCTGGTCCGAAATTAATGGAAAAGATGGAAGAACAAGCCACAACTTATGGAGCTGTTATTAAAACTGGTGAAGAAGTTATTACTATCGAGAAGAAAGATGGAATGTTTACCATACAAACAAAAAGCACAACGTATTTAGGAAAAACAGTAGTTTTATCTACAGGTTCTACTTACAGAAAAATAGGAATTCCAAATGAAGAAGAATTAATTGGTTCTGGAATTCATTTTTGTGCTACTTGCGATGGTGCTTTTTACAGAGATAAAGATATTATTGTTGTAGGTGGCGGAAATTCTGCTTTAGAAGAAGGAATATTTCTTGCAGGGTTTTGTAAAAGTGTAAAGATTGTACACCGCTCTGAAAAATTTTCAGCATCAGAAACATATGTTGAAAAATTAAAATCGATAGAGAATATTTCAACTTATATGAATAAAACATCTTTAGAATTTATTGCCAATGAAAAGGGATTATTCAAAGGATTAAAATTAAAAGATAATCAAACAAATAAGGAATCAGTTTTAGAAGCAGATGGTACTTTTATTTTTATTGGTTTAATTCCGAATACACTATCTTTTAAAGGTGTTGTAAACTTAGATAAAAGAGGTTTTATTCAAACAACAGGCTTAGCACAAACTTCTGTAGACGGAATATTTGCAGCAGGAGATTGTAGAGAAGGAGCAATTGCACAAGTTGCCGCAGCAACTGGCGAAGGTGTTTTAGCGAGTTACGGAATTAGAAGTTATTTAAAATAA
- a CDS encoding NrdH-redoxin, translating to MEVIPTIKLYGAERCHKTQYYKIFFKTRNLDYAFLDVALNESFAEELKNLYENRKLNFPTITIGKKRLRNPTDKELNKWIEKLK from the coding sequence ATGGAAGTAATTCCTACTATTAAATTATACGGAGCCGAAAGGTGTCATAAAACTCAATACTATAAAATATTTTTTAAAACGCGTAATCTAGATTACGCATTTTTAGATGTTGCCCTAAATGAAAGTTTTGCAGAAGAATTAAAAAATCTATACGAAAACAGAAAACTTAACTTTCCAACAATTACAATTGGTAAGAAAAGACTTCGAAACCCGACAGATAAAGAGTTAAATAAATGGATAGAAAAACTAAAATAG
- a CDS encoding peptide-methionine (S)-S-oxide reductase yields the protein MDRKTKIAFGGGCHWCTEAVFQSLIGVEKVAQGFLASINENNTFSEAVIVTFNSDEIPLKTLVEIHLHTHKSTSQHSMRKKYRSAVYVYPENKKIEIQQIIDDLQDDFEQEIITQILDFKEFKSSENQFKDYYYSSPEKPFCKTFINPKLKFLLTHFSKQVNTEKLNITTT from the coding sequence ATGGATAGAAAAACTAAAATAGCATTCGGAGGTGGTTGTCATTGGTGTACAGAAGCGGTTTTTCAATCGTTAATTGGCGTTGAAAAAGTGGCACAAGGTTTTCTTGCTTCCATTAATGAAAACAACACCTTTTCAGAAGCTGTTATCGTTACTTTTAATTCTGATGAAATCCCATTAAAAACATTAGTAGAAATTCATTTACATACTCATAAAAGCACTTCGCAACACTCTATGCGTAAAAAATATCGTTCTGCTGTTTATGTGTATCCTGAAAATAAAAAAATAGAAATTCAGCAAATAATTGATGATTTACAAGATGATTTTGAACAAGAAATCATTACACAAATATTAGATTTTAAGGAATTTAAATCGTCTGAAAATCAATTTAAAGACTATTACTATTCTAGCCCAGAAAAACCGTTTTGTAAAACATTTATCAATCCTAAATTAAAATTTTTGCTAACTCATTTTTCTAAACAAGTAAACACAGAGAAACTAAACATTACAACTACCTAA
- a CDS encoding bifunctional alpha/beta hydrolase/OsmC family protein: protein MKNTKLNIINKKGHKLQAYLELPANQKPNYYAIFAHCFTCSSTLGAVKNISRSLTQHGFGVLRFDFTGLGRSEGEFSESYFSANIDDLISVNDYITEHYDAPCLLVGHSLGGAAVIVAASKLENIKAVATVGAPSNVSHVKHLFSHGIENIKTAGNVEVNIGGRPFKINQEFISDFDKTNLPEITKSLRKPILILHSPIDTVVGINNAQELYLSAHHPKSFISLDDADHLLSNPKDSIYAGNLIGTWAERYFPKQENKMLETYGEQLVGHLNLIEDNFTTTIQSKNHTIIADEPTSIGGDNFGPSPYEYLNAGLIACTAMTLKMYAERKKWDLQEVFVYVTHSRKHSDDLGIEVEKPTFLDHISKKLKFVGNLDEKQKKRLKEIASKCPVHKTLASEVIFDTTIIE from the coding sequence ATGAAAAACACAAAACTAAATATCATAAATAAAAAAGGACATAAATTACAAGCTTACTTAGAACTACCTGCAAATCAAAAACCAAATTATTATGCCATTTTTGCGCATTGTTTTACGTGTAGCAGTACTTTGGGAGCTGTTAAAAACATTAGTCGTTCATTAACGCAACATGGTTTTGGTGTTTTACGTTTCGATTTTACGGGTTTAGGTCGTAGTGAAGGTGAGTTTTCTGAAAGTTATTTTTCTGCAAATATTGATGATCTTATTTCTGTAAACGATTATATAACCGAACATTATGATGCTCCATGTTTATTGGTTGGTCATTCATTGGGCGGAGCTGCTGTAATTGTAGCTGCCTCAAAATTAGAAAACATCAAAGCAGTTGCAACTGTTGGGGCTCCATCTAATGTGAGTCATGTTAAACATTTGTTTTCTCATGGAATTGAAAATATAAAAACGGCTGGTAATGTTGAAGTAAATATAGGCGGAAGACCTTTTAAAATCAATCAAGAATTTATTTCCGACTTTGATAAAACTAATTTACCAGAAATCACAAAATCTTTAAGAAAACCGATCTTAATCTTACATTCCCCTATTGATACTGTTGTAGGAATTAACAATGCACAAGAACTTTATTTAAGTGCACATCATCCTAAAAGTTTTATTAGTTTAGATGATGCTGATCATTTATTATCAAACCCAAAAGACAGTATTTATGCAGGTAACTTAATTGGTACTTGGGCTGAACGTTATTTCCCGAAACAAGAAAATAAAATGTTAGAAACTTATGGAGAACAATTAGTTGGACATTTAAATTTGATTGAAGATAATTTTACGACAACCATTCAATCTAAAAACCATACGATTATTGCAGATGAACCGACTTCGATTGGCGGAGATAATTTTGGCCCTTCTCCTTACGAATATTTAAATGCTGGGTTAATTGCTTGTACAGCTATGACACTTAAAATGTATGCAGAACGTAAAAAATGGGATTTACAAGAAGTTTTTGTGTATGTGACACATTCACGAAAACACAGTGATGATTTAGGAATTGAAGTTGAAAAGCCAACTTTTTTAGATCATATCAGTAAAAAATTAAAATTTGTTGGTAATTTAGACGAGAAGCAGAAAAAACGCTTAAAAGAAATAGCTTCTAAATGTCCAGTTCATAAAACATTGGCTAGTGAAGTTATTTTTGACACAACTATTATTGAATAA